Proteins encoded within one genomic window of Macaca fascicularis isolate 582-1 chromosome 16, T2T-MFA8v1.1:
- the SRSF1 gene encoding serine/arginine-rich splicing factor 1 isoform X1, which produces MSGGGVIRGPAGNNDCRIYVGNLPPDIRTKDIEDVFYKYGAIRDIDLKNRRGGPPFAFVEFEDPRDAEDAVYGRDGYDYDGYRLRVEFPRSGRGTGRGGGGGGGGGAPRGRYGPPSRRSENRVVVSGLPPSGSWQDLKDHMREAGDVCYADVYRDGTGVVEFVRKEDMTYAVRKLDNTKFRSHEGETAYIRVKVDGPRSPSYGRSRSRSRSRSRSRSRSNSRSRSYSPRRSRGSPRYSPRHSRSRSHISEEMD; this is translated from the exons ATGTCGGGAGGTGGTGTGATTCGTGGCCCCGCAGGGAACAACGATTGCCGCATCTACGTGGGTAACTTACCTCCAGACATCCGAACCAAGGACATTGAGGACGTGTTCTACAAATACGGCGCTATCCGCGACATCGACCTCAAGAATCGCCGCGGGGGACCGCCCTTCGCCTTCGTTGAGTTCGAGGACCCGCG AGACGCGGAAGACGCGGTGTATGGTCGCGACGGCTATGATTACGATGGGTACCGTCTGCGGGTGGAGTTTCCTCGAAGCGGCCGTGGAACAGGCCGAGGCGGCGGCGGGGGTGGAGGTGGCGGAGCTCCCCGAGGTCGCTATGGCCCCCCATCCAGGCGGTCTGAAAACAGAGTGGTTGTCTCTG GACTGCCTCCAAGTGGAAGTTGGCAGGATTTAAAGGATCACATGCGTGAAGCAGGTGATGTATGTTATGCTGATGTTTACCGAGATGGCACTGGTGTCGTGGAGTTTGTACGGAAAGAAGATATGACCTATGCAGTTCGAAAACTGGATAACACTAAGTTTAGATCTCATGAG GGAGAAACTGCCTACATCCGGGTTAAAGTTGATGGGCCCAGAAGTCCAAGTTATGGAAGATCTCGATCTCGAAGCCGTAGTCGTAGCAGAAGCCGTAGCAGAAGCAACAGCAGGAGTCGCAGTTACTCCCCAAGGAGAAGCAGAGGATCACCACGCTATTCTCCCCGTCATAGCAGATCTCGCTCTC ACATATCTGAAGAGATGGATTAA
- the SRSF1 gene encoding serine/arginine-rich splicing factor 1 isoform X2, which translates to MSGGGVIRGPAGNNDCRIYVGNLPPDIRTKDIEDVFYKYGAIRDIDLKNRRGGPPFAFVEFEDPRDAEDAVYGRDGYDYDGYRLRVEFPRSGRGTGRGGGGGGGGGAPRGRYGPPSRRSENRVVVSGLPPSGSWQDLKDHMREAGDVCYADVYRDGTGVVEFVRKEDMTYAVRKLDNTKFRSHETYLKRWIKNALD; encoded by the exons ATGTCGGGAGGTGGTGTGATTCGTGGCCCCGCAGGGAACAACGATTGCCGCATCTACGTGGGTAACTTACCTCCAGACATCCGAACCAAGGACATTGAGGACGTGTTCTACAAATACGGCGCTATCCGCGACATCGACCTCAAGAATCGCCGCGGGGGACCGCCCTTCGCCTTCGTTGAGTTCGAGGACCCGCG AGACGCGGAAGACGCGGTGTATGGTCGCGACGGCTATGATTACGATGGGTACCGTCTGCGGGTGGAGTTTCCTCGAAGCGGCCGTGGAACAGGCCGAGGCGGCGGCGGGGGTGGAGGTGGCGGAGCTCCCCGAGGTCGCTATGGCCCCCCATCCAGGCGGTCTGAAAACAGAGTGGTTGTCTCTG GACTGCCTCCAAGTGGAAGTTGGCAGGATTTAAAGGATCACATGCGTGAAGCAGGTGATGTATGTTATGCTGATGTTTACCGAGATGGCACTGGTGTCGTGGAGTTTGTACGGAAAGAAGATATGACCTATGCAGTTCGAAAACTGGATAACACTAAGTTTAGATCTCATGAG ACATATCTGAAGAGATGGATTAAGAATGCTTTGGATTAA